One window of Botrimarina mediterranea genomic DNA carries:
- a CDS encoding rhomboid family intramembrane serine protease yields the protein MLFPLYDRNPHARLPIVTIALIVANVFCFWVSVQNGPEGFVRAVYERGFVPQRLTRLDDPAPVISQNQMPGNQVLVVQLSTKAEEVYPTLLTMMFMHGGILHLLSNMWMLWVFGDNVEDRLGRFVYPFFYIVGGLLGTLAQWAIDPMSTQPVIGASGAVAAVLGAYAITFPTAKVRTLIFIGIPLLFDLPALVVLGGWFLIQMLMGVEGLGAPADVNASVAFWAHIGGFVAGLVLMPLLTIGAHPPDKDWRTESREMFDF from the coding sequence ATGCTCTTTCCGCTCTACGACCGCAACCCGCACGCCCGGCTGCCGATCGTCACGATCGCGCTGATCGTGGCCAACGTGTTCTGCTTCTGGGTGTCGGTCCAGAACGGGCCCGAGGGATTCGTCCGCGCGGTCTACGAGCGTGGCTTCGTGCCGCAGCGGCTAACGCGGCTCGACGACCCGGCGCCGGTCATTTCGCAGAACCAGATGCCGGGAAACCAGGTGCTCGTCGTGCAGCTCTCGACGAAGGCCGAAGAGGTTTACCCGACGCTGCTGACGATGATGTTCATGCATGGCGGCATCCTGCACCTGCTCTCGAACATGTGGATGCTGTGGGTCTTCGGCGACAACGTCGAGGACCGGCTCGGGCGGTTCGTCTACCCGTTTTTCTACATCGTCGGCGGCTTGCTGGGGACGCTCGCGCAGTGGGCGATCGACCCGATGAGCACGCAGCCGGTCATCGGCGCGTCGGGCGCGGTGGCGGCGGTGCTCGGCGCTTACGCGATCACCTTCCCAACAGCGAAAGTGCGGACGCTGATCTTCATCGGCATCCCGCTCCTGTTCGACCTGCCGGCACTGGTCGTGCTCGGCGGTTGGTTCTTGATCCAGATGCTGATGGGCGTCGAGGGCCTCGGCGCCCCGGCCGACGTGAACGCGTCGGTCGCCTTCTGGGCGCACATCGGCGGCTTCGTCGCCGGCCTGGTGCTGATGCCGCTGCTGACGATCGGCGCCCATCCCCCCGACAAAGACTGGCGGACCGAGAGCCGCGAGATGTTTGATTTTTAG
- the trmB gene encoding tRNA (guanosine(46)-N7)-methyltransferase TrmB, with the protein MGRRAVRNVHEGLDLTGKLLSFDDLPNPWENAASLFDVDRPLEIEVGSGKGLFLRRATAANPEHNFLGIEVAFKYARFAAANLLRDGRTNGVIAACDALRVFRELVPDASLEAVHVYFPDPWWKARHRKRRVLNEAFLADVGRTLRPGGVLHFWTDVEEYYVSTLEIIDAMRAASPRLPLTGPHPVEEPESEHDLDFHTHFERRTRKNGEPVYRSEFVKLGG; encoded by the coding sequence ATGGGCCGCCGCGCTGTTCGTAACGTTCACGAAGGTCTCGACCTCACCGGGAAGCTGTTGTCGTTCGATGACTTGCCGAACCCGTGGGAGAACGCGGCTTCGCTCTTCGACGTGGATCGTCCGCTCGAGATCGAGGTCGGCAGCGGCAAGGGGCTGTTCCTGCGCCGCGCGACGGCGGCGAACCCGGAGCACAACTTCTTGGGCATCGAGGTCGCCTTCAAGTACGCCCGCTTCGCCGCGGCGAACCTGTTGCGGGACGGTCGCACGAACGGCGTCATCGCGGCGTGCGACGCGCTGCGGGTGTTCCGTGAGCTCGTGCCCGACGCCTCGCTCGAAGCGGTGCACGTATACTTCCCCGACCCGTGGTGGAAGGCCCGGCACCGCAAGCGCCGCGTGCTGAACGAGGCGTTCCTTGCCGACGTCGGCCGCACGCTGCGCCCGGGGGGCGTGCTGCACTTCTGGACCGACGTCGAGGAGTACTACGTCTCGACGCTCGAGATCATCGACGCGATGCGCGCCGCGTCGCCTCGCTTGCCGCTGACGGGCCCGCACCCCGTGGAAGAACCCGAGAGCGAGCACGACCTCGACTTCCACACCCACTTCGAACGCCGCACGCGGAAGAACGGCGAGCCGGTGTACCGGTCGGAGTTCGTGAAGCTAGGCGGTTGA
- a CDS encoding vWA domain-containing protein, producing MHRWLAVSFAILTAALASAAIADAGLHVVVILDNSGSMAERMPGGGTRMDAAKRSLQTVLDRAPADAEVGVLLLNPPRVGQDWLLELGPVDPAATRQAIERVMAGGPTPLGGAMKTATDALLAAREANRYGDYKLLVVSDGEATDGNLVQRYLPEVQARGVLVDVIGVSMAQQHSLATRANTYRNATDPASLEQAISAVVLGETSGRAQDLFQESDFEVLAPMPAEIAAASLTALATQPNTPLNGTGVVARGDAAKPPAPWQAAPNPQPAPQPNAPENGGGFSRLFIFLVIAFFIVTRLLSAKKKSNRYR from the coding sequence ATGCACCGATGGTTGGCGGTTAGCTTCGCGATACTCACGGCGGCGTTGGCTTCCGCGGCAATAGCCGATGCGGGGCTGCACGTCGTGGTGATCCTCGACAACTCGGGCTCGATGGCCGAGCGGATGCCGGGGGGCGGGACGCGGATGGACGCGGCCAAGCGTTCGCTACAAACGGTGCTCGACCGCGCGCCTGCCGACGCGGAGGTGGGCGTGCTGCTGCTCAACCCGCCACGGGTCGGCCAGGATTGGCTGCTGGAGCTCGGGCCCGTCGATCCGGCAGCGACCCGACAAGCGATCGAGCGCGTGATGGCGGGCGGACCGACGCCGCTGGGCGGCGCGATGAAGACGGCGACCGACGCGCTGCTCGCCGCGCGCGAAGCAAACCGCTACGGCGACTACAAGCTGCTGGTGGTCTCCGACGGCGAGGCGACCGACGGCAATCTCGTTCAGCGCTATCTGCCCGAAGTACAAGCGCGCGGCGTGCTAGTGGACGTGATCGGCGTCTCGATGGCGCAGCAGCACAGCCTCGCCACCCGCGCGAATACCTACCGCAACGCCACGGACCCGGCGTCGCTCGAACAGGCGATCTCGGCGGTGGTGCTCGGCGAGACTTCGGGGCGTGCGCAGGACCTGTTCCAAGAGTCGGACTTCGAGGTCCTCGCCCCGATGCCGGCGGAGATCGCGGCCGCGTCGCTGACGGCGCTGGCGACTCAGCCCAACACGCCCTTGAACGGAACGGGGGTGGTTGCGAGGGGCGACGCCGCTAAGCCGCCAGCGCCTTGGCAAGCGGCTCCGAATCCACAACCGGCGCCCCAACCCAACGCGCCCGAGAACGGCGGCGGATTCTCCCGGCTGTTCATCTTCCTCGTGATCGCGTTCTTCATCGTCACCCGCCTGCTGTCCGCCAAGAAGAAATCCAACCGCTATCGCTAA
- a CDS encoding phosphate ABC transporter substrate-binding/OmpA family protein has translation MSKAKLLAVAIVWLVILGFGVGVWRFVFAPAVAKTQAEREAEERQRGGSESLYRSQVKLALDGFSGYAVLRSPEFAEEMRKTGVRLTITDDGADYPARLEALRRGDADMAVFTIDALVKTSADAGQLPATIVALLDETVGADAIVAYKETIPNIDALNHPDTRFVLTPDSPSETLARVVMSRFQLDQLASDPFTKVKDAAAVVARYKDARPVDRLAYVLWEPYVTQMLKNPKVHVVVDSSRFPAAITDVLVASDDFVAKNRGTVVDVVKAYFQANYAFREEAARVELVKRDAAKSGTKLTSEEAERLVDGVWWKNARENLAHMGKADSASLPLLEDMIASITAVLIETGAIAADPTDGNPNYLYLASVWDDLQGFQPGASGEEVRGVRLPALTDKQWNALTAVGTARAPTLVFARGTDRLTERSQSQLDALAGVLASTRYYVTVRGNASRQGDLEANKRLASQRAKAVESYLVSHGVDKDRLRAIGVDPSGETSVTFVLGEPSY, from the coding sequence TTGTCCAAAGCAAAACTCCTCGCCGTCGCGATCGTCTGGCTCGTCATCCTCGGGTTTGGGGTCGGCGTCTGGCGGTTCGTCTTTGCGCCGGCGGTCGCCAAGACCCAAGCGGAGCGTGAGGCCGAGGAGCGGCAGCGTGGCGGATCCGAAAGCCTGTACCGTTCGCAGGTTAAGCTCGCGCTGGATGGCTTCAGCGGCTACGCCGTGCTGCGTTCGCCGGAATTCGCCGAGGAGATGCGGAAGACGGGCGTCCGGCTGACGATCACCGACGACGGCGCCGACTACCCCGCACGGCTCGAAGCGCTGCGCCGGGGCGACGCCGATATGGCGGTGTTCACGATCGACGCCCTGGTGAAGACGAGCGCGGACGCGGGGCAACTGCCGGCAACGATCGTCGCGCTGCTCGACGAGACGGTCGGCGCCGACGCGATCGTCGCCTACAAGGAGACGATCCCCAACATCGACGCGCTCAATCACCCCGACACGCGGTTCGTGCTGACGCCCGACTCGCCGAGCGAGACGCTCGCGCGGGTGGTGATGTCGCGTTTCCAACTCGACCAGCTCGCCAGCGACCCGTTCACCAAGGTGAAGGACGCCGCGGCCGTGGTGGCGCGTTACAAGGACGCGCGGCCCGTCGATCGGTTGGCGTACGTGCTTTGGGAGCCGTACGTCACGCAGATGCTCAAGAACCCGAAGGTGCACGTTGTGGTCGATAGCTCGCGGTTCCCGGCGGCGATCACCGACGTGCTGGTGGCAAGCGACGATTTTGTAGCGAAGAACCGCGGCACGGTCGTCGATGTCGTGAAGGCTTACTTCCAAGCAAATTATGCGTTTCGCGAGGAGGCGGCGCGCGTCGAGCTCGTGAAACGCGACGCGGCCAAGAGCGGGACGAAGCTCACCAGCGAAGAGGCCGAGCGGCTGGTCGACGGCGTGTGGTGGAAGAACGCGCGCGAGAACCTCGCCCACATGGGGAAGGCCGACAGCGCGTCGCTGCCGCTCTTGGAAGACATGATCGCGTCGATCACGGCGGTGTTGATCGAGACGGGGGCGATCGCGGCCGACCCCACGGACGGCAATCCCAACTACCTCTATCTGGCGTCGGTGTGGGACGACCTGCAGGGGTTCCAGCCCGGCGCCTCGGGCGAGGAGGTCCGCGGCGTGCGGCTGCCGGCGCTCACCGACAAGCAGTGGAACGCGCTGACGGCGGTCGGCACGGCCCGGGCGCCGACGCTGGTCTTCGCAAGAGGGACCGACCGACTCACCGAGCGGAGTCAGTCGCAGCTCGACGCGCTCGCTGGCGTGCTCGCCTCGACCCGTTACTATGTCACGGTCCGCGGCAACGCGTCGCGGCAGGGAGACCTCGAGGCCAACAAGCGGCTCGCGTCGCAGCGGGCCAAAGCGGTCGAGAGCTACCTCGTCAGCCACGGCGTCGATAAAGACCGACTCCGCGCGATCGGCGTCGACCCCAGTGGCGAAACTTCGGTTACCTTCGTGTTGGGTGAGCCTTCCTATTGA
- a CDS encoding PspA/IM30 family protein: MFRAIGKYARAVWYLVTFRIDKASETLRMNPGVVSANYDRIIHEKRARINQYKDAIAAMVAQEETKKQKLKGLTEEIQRLEKLKAGAAAKAQQVAAQHNGDPEATRNDPEYLKCQAAFKDFSSTLAEKQARVAEIETDLEQLVENVNRHKVQIQTQMRDLEKLAEEKHDAVATILSAKEEREIADLMSGIADDKTSEELRELRELRQKASAGARVSRELAGLDTKQAENDFLQYASDSQANDEFDALIGIAQKPDTDSPAADKTRIPEG; the protein is encoded by the coding sequence ATGTTCCGAGCCATCGGCAAGTACGCCCGTGCGGTCTGGTACCTGGTCACGTTCCGCATCGACAAGGCGAGCGAGACGCTCCGCATGAACCCGGGGGTGGTCTCGGCGAACTACGACCGGATCATCCACGAGAAGCGCGCGCGGATCAATCAATACAAGGACGCGATCGCGGCAATGGTCGCCCAGGAGGAGACCAAGAAGCAGAAGCTCAAGGGCCTCACCGAAGAGATCCAACGGCTGGAGAAGCTCAAGGCGGGCGCGGCGGCGAAGGCGCAGCAGGTGGCCGCGCAGCACAACGGCGACCCCGAGGCGACGCGCAACGACCCCGAGTACCTGAAGTGCCAAGCGGCCTTCAAGGACTTTTCGAGCACCCTCGCCGAGAAACAGGCTCGCGTCGCGGAGATCGAGACGGACCTCGAGCAGTTGGTGGAGAACGTCAACCGCCACAAGGTGCAGATCCAAACGCAGATGCGCGACCTGGAGAAGCTGGCCGAGGAGAAGCACGACGCCGTCGCGACGATCCTTTCGGCAAAGGAAGAGAGAGAAATCGCCGACCTGATGTCGGGCATCGCCGACGACAAGACCAGCGAAGAGCTGCGTGAGTTGCGCGAACTACGGCAGAAGGCCTCGGCGGGGGCGCGGGTGAGCCGCGAGCTGGCGGGCCTCGACACCAAGCAGGCCGAGAACGACTTCCTGCAGTACGCGTCCGACAGCCAAGCGAACGACGAGTTCGACGCCCTCATCGGCATCGCACAGAAGCCCGACACGGATTCTCCCGCCGCGGATAAGACAAGAATCCCCGAAGGCTGA
- a CDS encoding type 2 periplasmic-binding domain-containing protein, translating into MRSLLACSLVLVALAGCTKQSTTTPGGSSATPPKDAPVLSLAWSEYPSWSVFGVAHEKGLLNKAEGEMGSIEKELGVDIVLVQADYEACLSQYANGTVDAVCITNMDALAPATGRDSVAVLPTSTSAGADACIAVGIDSIEALKGTPTYGLEKSVSQYAFERGLEVAGQNPDDFEFKNMDPANAALAMQTGDDAVKSIMVWNPFVLQTLRDRDGSKRMFDSKDIPEEIIDMVVVGKDALGKPGADKCVEAVLKAFYEVNKQLDAADTREATLKALGEKFSSLGAEDMEIVVQETKMYATPDAGVGLFEKEEFQGTTMPAVVEFCVTHDIVSEKPTVGFGDAAAQLNFDASYMKAYDAK; encoded by the coding sequence ATGCGATCACTACTCGCTTGCTCACTCGTCCTCGTGGCCCTTGCCGGCTGCACTAAGCAGTCGACGACAACGCCTGGCGGCTCGTCTGCGACGCCGCCGAAGGACGCGCCGGTGCTCAGTCTTGCTTGGAGCGAATATCCGAGTTGGAGCGTTTTCGGCGTCGCTCATGAGAAGGGCCTGCTCAACAAGGCCGAGGGTGAGATGGGTTCGATCGAGAAAGAGCTAGGCGTTGACATCGTCCTGGTGCAGGCCGACTACGAGGCTTGCCTTAGCCAGTACGCCAATGGCACGGTGGACGCCGTCTGCATCACGAACATGGACGCGCTCGCCCCAGCGACGGGACGTGACTCGGTCGCGGTGCTGCCGACCTCGACCAGCGCCGGCGCCGACGCGTGCATCGCCGTCGGGATCGATTCGATCGAGGCGCTGAAGGGAACGCCGACCTACGGGCTGGAGAAGTCCGTTTCGCAATACGCCTTCGAGCGCGGGCTCGAGGTCGCCGGGCAGAACCCGGATGACTTCGAGTTCAAGAACATGGACCCGGCGAACGCCGCCCTCGCCATGCAGACGGGGGACGATGCGGTGAAGTCGATCATGGTGTGGAACCCGTTCGTGCTGCAGACGCTCCGCGACCGCGACGGCTCGAAGCGGATGTTCGACTCGAAAGACATCCCCGAAGAGATCATCGACATGGTCGTGGTCGGCAAGGACGCGCTCGGCAAGCCGGGCGCCGACAAGTGCGTCGAAGCCGTGCTGAAGGCGTTCTACGAAGTGAATAAGCAACTCGACGCCGCCGACACGCGCGAAGCGACGCTCAAAGCGCTGGGTGAGAAGTTCAGCAGCCTCGGCGCCGAGGACATGGAGATCGTCGTCCAAGAGACCAAGATGTACGCCACGCCCGACGCGGGGGTTGGCCTCTTCGAGAAGGAGGAGTTTCAAGGAACGACGATGCCCGCGGTGGTCGAGTTCTGTGTCACGCACGACATCGTTAGCGAGAAGCCGACAGTGGGCTTTGGTGACGCGGCGGCGCAGCTCAACTTTGATGCGTCGTATATGAAGGCGTACGACGCGAAGTGA
- a CDS encoding ABC transporter permease — translation MIRQPIRRTTRVALFAVAVAALVGGYAWMSHRAHVANPKNKTLPNLSQFVEGWQRMINHEGGIEFFEDVRASAWRLGLGVGGGVLLAFVVGLAMGCFPAVEALLLPPISFFAKIPPTAMLAVYFVFFGVTGVQIFVALIAFGIFPTLAQSIAQAAQQDVDEHTINKSYTLGASHFEVVWEVVLRQILPRIIENARLSVGPAMVFLIAAEFALADVGFGYTLRMQSRLQNMNVVYTYLAILAVAGLVIDGVLIRLRRWLCPWFRA, via the coding sequence ATGATCCGCCAACCGATCCGCCGCACGACGCGCGTCGCCCTCTTTGCCGTGGCCGTGGCGGCGCTGGTGGGGGGTTACGCATGGATGTCGCACCGGGCGCACGTCGCCAACCCGAAGAACAAGACGCTGCCCAACCTCTCGCAGTTCGTCGAGGGCTGGCAGCGGATGATCAACCACGAGGGGGGCATCGAGTTCTTCGAGGACGTGCGCGCGTCGGCGTGGCGGCTTGGCCTGGGCGTGGGCGGCGGCGTGCTGTTGGCGTTCGTTGTCGGATTGGCGATGGGGTGCTTCCCTGCCGTCGAGGCCCTCTTGCTGCCGCCGATCTCGTTCTTCGCCAAGATCCCGCCCACCGCGATGCTCGCGGTCTACTTCGTCTTTTTCGGCGTGACCGGCGTGCAGATCTTCGTCGCGCTGATCGCGTTCGGCATTTTCCCGACGCTGGCCCAGTCGATCGCTCAAGCGGCGCAGCAGGACGTCGATGAGCACACGATCAACAAGTCGTACACGCTCGGCGCGTCGCACTTCGAAGTGGTCTGGGAAGTGGTGCTGCGGCAGATCCTGCCAAGGATCATCGAGAACGCCCGGCTCTCGGTCGGCCCGGCGATGGTCTTCCTGATCGCGGCGGAGTTCGCGCTGGCGGATGTCGGCTTCGGCTACACGCTGCGGATGCAGTCGCGGCTGCAGAACATGAACGTCGTCTACACCTATCTGGCGATCCTGGCGGTCGCGGGGCTGGTGATCGACGGGGTGCTGATTCGGCTGAGGCGTTGGCTCTGTCCGTGGTTCAGGGCTTAG
- a CDS encoding efflux RND transporter periplasmic adaptor subunit — translation MQNWLGKAFFLTIGGLVVAGLVLAFWPEPTPVEMAQAKRDTVLVTVDEDGKTRIKDKYVVSAPLSGRLLRIDLDPGDTVEADKTVLTVLEPRDPELLDARTLAQTEARVHAAQALLAKTAIEIERAMIEADNAESEMMRVRQAASGGGLTQSELETAETRHKMAAEGIRVAQYAREIAEFELDQAKAALIRSQQNGPSEVEEWAFPIRSPIDGRVLRVFQESSAVVTAGTPLLELGAPSDLEVEVDVLSSDAVAIQPGDRVILERWGGARPLEGRVRLIEPAGFTKVSSLGVEEQRVNAIIDLVDPPDQRRDLGDGFRVEARIVTDEAKDVVTVPASALFRQGDRWSAFKVVEGVAKLTPVTVGRRNDTLCEITEGITEGDTVVIHPSDRVSDGVRVREL, via the coding sequence ATGCAAAATTGGCTCGGTAAAGCGTTCTTCCTCACCATCGGCGGGCTCGTCGTCGCGGGTCTCGTGCTCGCGTTTTGGCCCGAGCCGACGCCGGTCGAGATGGCGCAGGCGAAACGGGACACGGTGCTCGTCACCGTCGATGAGGACGGCAAGACACGCATCAAGGACAAGTACGTCGTCTCGGCGCCGCTGTCGGGGCGGCTCTTGCGGATCGACCTCGATCCCGGCGACACGGTCGAAGCGGATAAGACGGTGCTCACCGTGCTCGAGCCGCGCGACCCCGAGTTGCTTGACGCGCGGACGCTCGCTCAGACCGAGGCCCGTGTCCACGCGGCGCAGGCGCTGCTGGCGAAGACGGCGATCGAGATCGAACGCGCGATGATCGAGGCCGACAACGCCGAGTCGGAGATGATGCGAGTCCGTCAGGCCGCTTCCGGAGGCGGCCTGACGCAGAGCGAGCTCGAGACGGCCGAGACGCGTCACAAGATGGCTGCCGAGGGGATCCGTGTCGCGCAGTACGCCCGGGAGATCGCCGAGTTCGAGCTCGATCAAGCCAAGGCGGCGCTGATCCGCTCGCAACAGAACGGCCCGTCCGAGGTCGAAGAATGGGCCTTCCCTATCCGGTCACCGATCGACGGGCGCGTCTTACGCGTCTTCCAAGAAAGCTCCGCCGTTGTGACGGCAGGCACCCCGCTGCTCGAACTCGGCGCGCCCTCGGACCTGGAGGTCGAGGTTGATGTGTTGTCGAGTGACGCGGTGGCGATCCAGCCCGGCGACCGGGTGATCCTCGAACGATGGGGAGGCGCCAGGCCGCTCGAAGGCCGCGTGCGGCTGATCGAGCCGGCGGGCTTCACCAAGGTCTCGTCGCTCGGTGTCGAAGAGCAACGCGTCAACGCGATCATCGACCTAGTGGACCCACCCGACCAGCGCCGCGACCTGGGCGACGGCTTCCGCGTCGAAGCCCGCATAGTCACGGACGAAGCGAAGGACGTCGTCACCGTCCCCGCGAGCGCGCTGTTCCGTCAAGGCGACCGCTGGTCAGCCTTCAAGGTCGTGGAGGGCGTCGCGAAACTCACGCCCGTCACCGTCGGACGCCGCAACGACACCCTCTGCGAGATCACCGAAGGGATCACCGAGGGGGACACCGTGGTCATCCACCCGAGTGACCGCGTATCGGACGGCGTGCGGGTGAGAGAGTTGTAG
- a CDS encoding ABC transporter permease: MISALDRKLLRDLRGMLGQAIMIALVVSAGIATWIESRTLLASLETTRDRFYERHNFADVFGKAKRAPNSLRTRLADLPGVTRVETRLVEGVNLDVPGLDEPAVGTLISLPEGREPSLNRIYLRRGRLLAPGRDDEVLASEKFVDANNLRVGDSVTAILNGRKKTLRIVGVVLSPEYVFMVKPGDLVPDAKRFGVFWMQEEALEMAFNMEGAFNDLSIGLARDANLEQVIFQVDNLLAPYGGVGAYGRKDQLSHLLLTSDIDGLKVHGTVAPTIFLSVAAFLLNVVLSRVLALQREQIAALKAFGYSNVQIGWHFLKLVLMIILLGAAIGIPGGAYLARVFTQMIAQVYQYPELIIVIKPSVIATAITAAGGAATLGAIGSIWRAVRVAPAEAMRPEPPASFKPTFFERIGFGRYVPNVARMIIRQLERRPMRSVISIFAIALSVAIIVVGQFVQDAIDFTMEQQFFRVQAFDMMAATIEPDSPDILHEFRNVPGVLRAEPLRTVPSRLHNGQRQRRVALSGLSEEGQLMRLVDSSGAVYAPPRGGLMLSRKLAALLDVEPGDSVRVETLEGKRPDADLPVVSLIDDLQGLNAYTTLDNLNRFMGEGPRVNAAYLQTDSLYESQTFRELKEIPKVASVTVKRNALESFQDTMAKNLGTMKKINLFFACVIAVGVVYNSARIALSERSRELATLRVVGFTRGEISTILLGELGLLTLVALPFGWLMGYGFAWGLTSMVDQEVFRFPLVVERSTYGVATSVVLAASTVSGLLVRRSLDHLDLIAVLKSRD, encoded by the coding sequence ATGATCTCCGCGCTCGATAGAAAGCTGCTACGCGACCTGCGCGGGATGCTCGGGCAGGCGATCATGATTGCGCTGGTGGTGTCGGCGGGGATCGCCACCTGGATCGAGTCTCGCACTCTGCTGGCGTCGCTCGAGACCACGCGTGACCGGTTCTATGAGCGTCACAATTTCGCGGATGTCTTTGGCAAAGCGAAGCGAGCGCCGAACTCATTGAGGACGCGCCTCGCCGACCTGCCGGGCGTCACGCGGGTCGAAACCCGCCTTGTTGAGGGGGTCAACCTCGATGTGCCGGGGCTCGACGAACCCGCTGTCGGAACGTTGATCTCGCTACCCGAGGGACGCGAGCCTTCACTGAATCGCATCTATTTGCGCCGCGGCCGGTTGCTCGCTCCGGGGCGTGACGACGAGGTGCTCGCCAGCGAGAAATTTGTCGACGCCAACAACCTCCGTGTCGGCGATTCGGTCACGGCGATCCTCAACGGCCGCAAGAAGACGCTCCGCATCGTCGGCGTGGTGCTGTCGCCCGAGTACGTCTTCATGGTGAAGCCGGGAGACCTCGTGCCCGACGCGAAGCGCTTTGGCGTCTTCTGGATGCAGGAGGAGGCGCTCGAAATGGCCTTCAACATGGAGGGCGCCTTCAATGACTTGTCGATCGGCTTAGCCCGCGACGCCAATCTCGAACAGGTCATCTTCCAAGTCGATAATCTGCTGGCGCCCTACGGCGGCGTCGGGGCGTACGGCCGCAAGGACCAACTCTCTCACCTCTTGCTCACCAGCGACATCGACGGTCTCAAGGTCCACGGCACCGTGGCGCCGACCATCTTCCTGTCGGTCGCCGCGTTCCTCCTCAACGTCGTGCTCAGCCGCGTGCTCGCGCTGCAGCGCGAGCAGATCGCCGCGCTGAAGGCGTTCGGCTACTCGAACGTGCAGATCGGCTGGCACTTCTTGAAGCTGGTGCTGATGATCATCCTGCTCGGCGCCGCGATCGGCATCCCCGGCGGCGCGTACCTTGCGCGGGTGTTCACGCAGATGATCGCGCAGGTGTACCAGTACCCCGAGCTGATCATCGTCATCAAGCCGTCGGTGATCGCCACGGCCATCACCGCGGCCGGCGGCGCGGCGACGCTCGGCGCGATCGGCTCAATCTGGCGCGCCGTGCGGGTCGCCCCGGCCGAGGCGATGCGGCCCGAGCCGCCGGCGTCCTTCAAGCCGACGTTCTTTGAACGCATCGGCTTCGGTCGGTACGTGCCGAACGTCGCCCGGATGATCATCCGCCAGCTCGAACGCCGCCCGATGCGGAGCGTGATCTCGATCTTCGCCATTGCTTTGAGTGTGGCGATCATCGTCGTTGGGCAGTTCGTCCAAGACGCGATCGACTTCACGATGGAGCAGCAATTCTTCCGCGTGCAGGCGTTCGATATGATGGCGGCGACCATCGAGCCCGACTCGCCCGACATCCTGCACGAGTTCCGCAACGTCCCCGGCGTGCTCCGCGCCGAACCGCTACGCACCGTGCCGTCCCGGCTGCATAACGGGCAACGGCAACGCCGCGTGGCCCTGTCGGGCCTCTCGGAAGAGGGCCAGCTGATGCGGCTGGTAGACAGCTCGGGCGCAGTCTATGCACCACCGCGTGGCGGGCTGATGCTATCGCGGAAACTAGCGGCCCTGCTCGACGTCGAGCCCGGCGACTCGGTGCGGGTCGAGACGCTCGAAGGCAAACGCCCCGACGCCGACCTGCCTGTGGTCTCGCTGATCGACGACCTCCAAGGACTCAACGCCTACACGACGCTCGACAACCTCAACCGCTTCATGGGCGAGGGGCCGCGCGTCAACGCGGCTTACCTGCAGACCGACTCGCTCTACGAATCGCAAACCTTCCGAGAGCTCAAAGAGATCCCGAAGGTGGCGAGCGTTACCGTCAAACGCAACGCCTTGGAGAGTTTTCAAGACACGATGGCGAAGAACCTCGGTACCATGAAGAAGATCAACCTCTTCTTCGCCTGCGTGATCGCGGTCGGCGTTGTCTACAACAGCGCCCGGATCGCCCTCAGCGAGCGCTCGCGCGAGCTGGCGACGCTGCGCGTGGTGGGCTTCACCCGCGGCGAGATCTCGACGATCCTCTTGGGCGAGCTCGGCCTCTTGACGCTTGTGGCGCTGCCGTTCGGCTGGCTGATGGGCTACGGCTTCGCTTGGGGGCTGACGTCAATGGTGGACCAAGAGGTGTTCCGCTTCCCACTGGTGGTGGAGCGATCAACCTACGGAGTAGCAACCTCGGTGGTCCTCGCCGCCTCAACTGTCTCCGGCCTCCTGGTGCGACGCAGCCTCGACCACCTCGACCTTATCGCTGTCCTTAAATCACGTGACTAA